From Bombyx mori chromosome 10, ASM3026992v2, a single genomic window includes:
- the LOC119629008 gene encoding serine/arginine repetitive matrix protein 1-like — protein MSSGNSPPLISTPGPSNKGRQATHKPTPATRTSLTGLGLDSQPGPSVAAQGSPRIGPREGNLPSLTDPSGPSRPRKKARSESDRGSSSDKDKRPRLGPSSRSEGEESATTSTDHSSTESVTPSTSRSSSPSGSPIPANKPIPKPRAPARTGTALRQLRSPPRSPSPTLSPIPVDSTRGAPALSGTAGNLDSTRYMDLESTRPQHIPLPTNPKPSTSYAAMAARPGIPTTQRTSQSPKAPPPRSKGRAQEVLRRHPPIMVEALPNWPRHLAAIRERLGRAPSARPFGAVEGWRPTRGPAQCHRCQAFGHASYNCHRAVRCVRCAGEHIVADCPRPRDGPFSCANCGKDHVAVDRRCAVFRKRARMMGVTVPPPAPPVPRAGGAAPPAVLPIVRGKGKGKGKSSLPPAPPPRNSIPSAVVVEAEPSATTLMAQANRPRRTNKPIPVPRGRTSAGVTPTPRPTGGPAPGKNSNRNKKKKQKKKDKKKEAREREEAIRATDDAAPLEQSQMVVETMEVNEASPTAQTSNSNPPLPSAHLAEDNSNLNSHQSNAKCVDESVFPWEFISRAAFNEIAQLYGACGAQQQQYGAQVLRYALRWWIVFA, from the exons ATGTCGTCGGGGAACTCACCCCCGTTAatcagcacacccggcccgtccAATAAGGGACGTCAGGCGACTCACAAGCCAACACCTGCAACCCGTACAAGCTTGACGGGACTCGGGTTGGACAGCCAGCCCGGGCCTTCGGTCGCGGCCCAGGGGTCCCCGAGGATCGGACCGAGGGAAGGTAATCTTCCCTCGTTGACCGATCCCTCCGggccctctcggccgcggaagaaggccaggtctgAGTCTGACCGAGGCTCGTCAAGCGACAAGGATAAGCGTCCGCGACTGGGTCCTTCCTCCAGATCGGAGGGAGAGGAAAGTGCGACCACATCCACCGATCATTCCTCAACTGAATCCGTGACTCCTTCCACGTCTAGATCTTCGTCCCCCTCTGGGAGCCCAATCCCAGCCAATAAACCAATTCCGAAGCCTAGGGCCCCCGCCAGGACAGGGACAGCCCTTAGGCAACTACGATCCCCTCCACGCTCTCCCTCCCCAACGTTATCCCCAATCCCGGTGGACTCAacccgaggtgcccccgccctaagcggcacggcgggcaaCCTGGATTCCACCAGGTAtatggacctcgagtccacCAGACCCCAACATATTCCCTTACCGACAAACCCCAAGCCTTCTACCTCCTACgctgccatggcagctaggCCAGGTATTCCTACCACCCAGAGGACTTCCCAATCCCCAAAAGCCCCTCCCCCGAGGTCGAAGGGTCGTGCCCAGGAGGTATTACGTCGACACCCACCAATTATGGTGGAGGCCCTCCCGAATTGGCCTCGCCAtttggcggccattagggagcgcttAGGTCGAGCTCcctcggcgcgacccttcggcgccg TTGAGGGATGGCGTCCAACCCGAGGGCCcgcgcagtgtcatcgctgccaggccttcggacacgcATCCTACAACTGCCATCGCGCGGTCCGCTGCGTAAGGTGTGCCGGAGAGCACATtgtagcggactgcccgaggccgagggacggcccaTTCTCCTGCGCCAATTGTGGGAAGGACCACGTcgccgtcgacagacggtgtGCGGTCTTCCGCAaacgggccaggatgatgggagtcacCGTCCCTCCTCCTGCGCCACCGGTGCCTCGAGCCGGGGGTGCAGCTCCTCCGGCTGTACTTCCCATAGTAAgggggaaggggaaggggaaagggaaatcttccCTTCCCCCGGCCCCTCCCCCTCGAAACTCCATTCCGTCCGCCGTGGTAGTGGAGGCTGAGCCGTCAGCGACCACGTTGATGGCGCAGGCCAACCGGCCGCGGCGGACAAATAAACCCATTCCCGTTCCTCGTGGTCGCACTTCCGCTGGTGTCACACCTACACCTCGCCCGACCGGCGGTCCTGCACCCGGAAAAAATAGTAATaggaacaaaaagaaaaaacaaaagaaaaaagataaaaaaaaagaagcacgAGAGAGAGAGGAAGCCATCAGAGCGACTGATGATGCTGCACCTCTCGAACAATCCCAAATGGTCGTTGAGACAATGGAGGTCAACGAGGCCTCCCCTACTGCCCAAACATCGAACTCCAATCCGCCATTGCCATCGGCCCATCTGGCCGAAGACAATTCTAATCTGAACAGCCA